The Vidua chalybeata isolate OUT-0048 chromosome 6, bVidCha1 merged haplotype, whole genome shotgun sequence genome has a segment encoding these proteins:
- the LOC128790024 gene encoding uncharacterized protein LOC128790024: MHGISKAADEAHQPRAKVRVRNLVTKQWEGPYDLIASGRGYACVPTDTGTRWVPSKCVRPDLQPQRQNPAEGQHGARDQPERHQVGESLSDDSDADNASDHSDESSMNEH, from the coding sequence GCTGCGGACGAGGCACATCAGCCTCGAGCGAAGGTTCGAGTGCGAAATTTAGTCACCAAACAGTGGGAAGGTCCCTATGACCTTATCGCTTCGGGGCGCGGGTATGCTTGTGTGCCCACAGATACTGGGACACGCTGGGTACCTTCGAAGTGTGTTCGCCCTGACCTGCAACCGCAGAGACAGAATCCGGCCGAAGGGCAACATGGAGCCCGTGACCAACCTGAAAGGCATCAAGTGGGTGAATCATTGAGTGATGACTCAGATGCAGACAACGCGAGTGATCACTCTGATGAGTCCTCCATGAATGAGCACTGA